A window of the Desulforapulum autotrophicum HRM2 genome harbors these coding sequences:
- a CDS encoding UbiX family flavin prenyltransferase codes for MKPTYVVAISGASGVIYGVRLLKALVQTPCRVILMVSQGGFRVLAHEMGFTPEKDLQQFLVNQGVVCHSQSAIEIFCETDYAVSPASGSFVHSGMVIVPCSMKSLAAIATGYADNLISRSADVCLKERRPLILVPRETPLSLIHLENMTRACRAGATILPPSPSFYAAPATVEALVDTITARILDHLNVRHDLVPRWCHGTT; via the coding sequence ATGAAGCCCACCTACGTGGTTGCCATTTCCGGTGCATCCGGCGTAATCTACGGCGTCCGACTCCTCAAGGCCCTGGTTCAAACCCCCTGCCGGGTAATTCTCATGGTTTCCCAGGGCGGTTTCAGGGTTCTTGCTCATGAAATGGGCTTTACCCCGGAAAAAGATTTACAGCAATTTCTGGTGAACCAGGGGGTGGTCTGCCACAGTCAGAGCGCCATTGAGATCTTTTGCGAAACCGATTATGCCGTCTCTCCTGCCAGCGGTTCGTTTGTCCATTCAGGCATGGTCATTGTTCCCTGTTCCATGAAGAGCCTTGCAGCCATTGCCACAGGATATGCCGATAACCTCATCTCACGGTCGGCGGATGTCTGCCTCAAGGAACGACGCCCGTTGATCCTGGTACCAAGGGAGACCCCATTAAGCCTGATTCACCTTGAAAACATGACCCGGGCCTGCCGGGCCGGCGCCACCATTCTGCCCCCCTCACCATCTTTTTATGCCGCTCCCGCAACGGTGGAGGCCCTTGTGGATACCATTACGGCAAGGATCCTTGACCATCTCAATGTACGGCACGACCTTGTTCCCAGGTGGTGCCACGGGACAACATAA
- a CDS encoding CCA tRNA nucleotidyltransferase, whose product METHLPRGVHKILTLLLENQCRAFIAGGAVRDMVAGLPPADFDIVTDASLETIKQTFKNQRVKIVGKSFHVCLVNGIEVASFRGDRTKFPLADLEQRDFTINSMAWDPVTRQIFDPFSGEQDLKRKIIQFTGNGPLRIREDPLRMVRACRFVSQIGGTLAPETLGDIKTHGRLVGANVAKERIRMEILKAMAHDRPSLFFRSLQATGLLIQIFPCLDRLVDLDGGPFHGETVFEHSMMVGDALSPKRPLLRLAGFLHDAGKFDTAAIKEGNLTFHGHEKARDKIEADLVNLKFSTRERRYILSIIDVHMRPLTEKTTPRAVRRILALLESHGVSYQEFMRMRIADKRSNLAKQPYTLGEIRNRVQKFKNELAPRGIQAFTPADLAIDGNRIMALLNLDPGPEVGRIMGVLFERVLDDPNLNTPSALEALVLSLDP is encoded by the coding sequence ATGGAAACTCACCTTCCCCGGGGAGTTCACAAAATCCTGACCCTGCTCCTTGAAAACCAATGCCGGGCCTTTATTGCGGGGGGCGCCGTGCGGGACATGGTTGCCGGTCTCCCACCGGCGGATTTTGACATTGTCACCGACGCCTCCCTTGAAACCATCAAACAAACCTTCAAAAACCAAAGGGTCAAAATCGTTGGCAAAAGTTTTCATGTCTGCCTGGTGAACGGCATAGAGGTGGCCTCCTTTAGAGGAGACCGAACCAAGTTTCCCCTTGCCGACCTTGAACAGAGGGATTTTACAATCAACAGCATGGCCTGGGACCCTGTAACCCGTCAGATCTTCGACCCGTTTTCAGGAGAACAGGACCTGAAACGCAAAATCATCCAATTCACCGGCAACGGGCCCTTGCGTATCCGGGAAGATCCCCTGCGCATGGTCAGGGCCTGCCGGTTTGTCTCCCAGATCGGTGGCACCCTTGCCCCTGAAACCCTTGGGGACATCAAAACCCATGGCAGGCTGGTTGGGGCGAATGTGGCAAAAGAACGTATCCGCATGGAGATCCTCAAGGCCATGGCCCATGACCGGCCTTCACTGTTCTTTCGATCCCTCCAGGCCACAGGCCTGCTCATCCAAATATTTCCCTGCCTTGACAGGCTTGTGGATCTTGACGGGGGTCCCTTCCATGGGGAAACCGTATTTGAACATTCAATGATGGTCGGCGATGCCCTTTCCCCAAAACGGCCGTTACTGCGGCTGGCAGGTTTTCTCCACGATGCCGGCAAGTTTGATACGGCAGCGATCAAAGAGGGAAATCTCACCTTCCACGGCCATGAAAAAGCCCGGGATAAAATAGAGGCGGATCTTGTCAACCTGAAATTTTCAACCCGGGAGAGGCGATACATTCTGTCGATCATAGATGTTCACATGCGGCCCCTTACTGAAAAGACTACACCCCGGGCGGTACGGCGCATCCTGGCCCTTCTTGAGTCCCACGGTGTCTCCTACCAGGAATTCATGCGCATGCGGATTGCAGACAAGCGGTCCAACCTTGCAAAACAGCCTTACACCCTTGGAGAGATTCGCAATCGGGTTCAAAAGTTTAAAAACGAACTTGCCCCCAGAGGCATCCAGGCGTTTACACCGGCGGATCTCGCCATTGACGGCAACCGTATCATGGCACTTTTGAACCTTGATCCAGGGCCGGAGGTGGGACGAATCATGGGTGTGCTGTTTGAACGGGTCCTGGACGACCCCAACCTCAACACCCCGTCGGCCCTGGAAGCCCTGGTGCTGTCACTGGATCCATGA